In one window of Campylobacter hepaticus DNA:
- a CDS encoding Fe(3+) ABC transporter substrate-binding protein gives MKKIFSTFLLSISLLSATELNIYSARHYDADFQIIKKFKEKTGIKVNHTQAKASELIKRLSLEGTNSPADIFITADISNLAEAKNSGILAPVESEYLEKTIPQHLRDKDKQWFAITKRARIIAYNKNANTDISKMKNYEDLAKPEFKGQIVMRSATAPYSKTLLASIIVNDGDKNAKAWAKGLLDNLATNPKGGDRDQARQVFAGEAKFAVMNTYYIGLLKNSKNPKDVEVGNSLGIIFPNQDNRGTHINISGIAMTKSSKNQEAAKQFMEFMLSPEIQKILTDTNYEFPIRNDIELSQTVKDFGNFKEDQIPVSEIAENIKEAIKIYDQIGFR, from the coding sequence ATGAAAAAAATTTTTTCTACATTCTTATTAAGTATTTCTTTATTAAGTGCTACAGAACTTAATATTTATTCAGCAAGACATTATGATGCTGATTTTCAAATTATCAAAAAATTTAAAGAAAAAACAGGTATTAAAGTTAATCATACTCAAGCTAAAGCTTCAGAACTTATAAAAAGACTTTCGCTAGAAGGAACTAATTCTCCTGCAGATATTTTTATCACAGCAGATATTTCTAATCTTGCAGAGGCTAAAAATTCAGGCATTTTAGCTCCTGTAGAATCTGAGTATTTAGAAAAAACTATACCGCAACATTTAAGAGATAAAGATAAACAATGGTTTGCTATTACAAAAAGAGCAAGAATTATTGCATATAATAAAAATGCAAATACAGATATTAGCAAAATGAAAAATTATGAAGATTTAGCAAAACCTGAATTTAAAGGACAAATTGTTATGAGAAGTGCTACTGCTCCTTATAGTAAAACTCTTCTAGCTTCTATTATAGTAAATGATGGGGATAAAAATGCTAAAGCTTGGGCTAAAGGCTTACTAGATAATCTTGCAACAAACCCAAAAGGTGGCGATAGAGATCAAGCTAGACAGGTTTTTGCAGGTGAAGCAAAATTTGCTGTTATGAATACCTATTATATAGGTCTTTTAAAAAATTCTAAAAATCCAAAAGATGTAGAAGTTGGAAATTCTTTAGGTATTATTTTCCCAAATCAAGACAATAGAGGAACTCATATTAATATTAGTGGTATTGCCATGACAAAATCAAGTAAAAATCAAGAAGCTGCCAAGCAATTCATGGAATTTATGTTAAGTCCTGAAATTCAAAAAATCCTTACGGATACGAATTATGAATTTCCTATAAGAAACGATATAGAATTAAGTCAAACAGTAAAAGATTTTGGCAATTTTAAAGAAGATCAAATTCCTGTTAGTGAAATAGCAGAAAATATTAAAGAAGCTATTAAAATTTATGATCAAATCGGTTTTAGGTAA
- a CDS encoding ABC transporter permease, whose amino-acid sequence MYKNLKYYKLGAILLALLLALPVFGIFIELFYIIFQNFNTNDTSTFLPIKANLEHFFNYLFLKFVKDTFIITIGVLFLSLVLGISSAYLIANYDFYFCKILEKLLILPLAIPAYILAFVYVGIMDFQGFFHENFGFRINFFNHYGVIFVLGISLYPYIYLFAKTAFKSEAIEAYEVAKIMNYSEFRIFTRVALLSARPAIISGALLVLMETLSDYGASAYLGVDTFSAGIFKLWYDLNDSYSSSVLSGILMLFVFLIIYIDYYYKNKYHYSFNQNLVLFLKKRNLNRTKQILCSFYCFMIALLGFILPFIWLVYWGLKDTKLFELEFYMISLQTIVLALITALITSCLAYFLMFSSRIIKNHFFNLFILKISSLGYSIPAAVLGISMIILFISLDKIFHITLLGNSLFVLIFAYIIRFLASAIYSLEGGYNKIHLNVDEASLNLRPSYLVLFLKIHTPLMKHFLFLAFIIVFIDTIKELPLSRILAPFGFETLSVKAFWFASDERIYDAALPSLLIVLLSLIVVIWIDKITRKDNANN is encoded by the coding sequence ATGTATAAAAATTTAAAATATTATAAATTAGGGGCAATTTTACTTGCCCTTTTACTTGCTTTACCTGTTTTTGGTATTTTTATCGAGCTTTTTTATATCATTTTTCAAAATTTTAATACAAATGATACAAGCACATTTTTACCTATTAAAGCAAATCTTGAACATTTTTTTAATTATTTATTTTTAAAATTTGTTAAAGATACTTTTATAATTACCATAGGAGTATTATTTTTAAGCTTAGTTTTAGGAATTAGTTCTGCTTATTTGATTGCAAATTATGATTTTTATTTTTGTAAAATCTTAGAAAAATTACTCATTTTACCCTTAGCCATACCTGCTTACATTTTAGCTTTTGTCTATGTTGGTATTATGGATTTTCAAGGTTTTTTTCATGAAAATTTTGGTTTTAGAATCAATTTTTTTAACCACTATGGGGTTATTTTCGTTTTAGGAATTTCTTTATATCCTTATATATATTTATTTGCTAAAACAGCCTTTAAAAGTGAAGCTATAGAAGCTTATGAAGTAGCTAAAATTATGAATTATTCTGAATTTAGAATTTTTACTCGTGTAGCACTTTTAAGCGCTAGACCCGCTATTATTTCTGGAGCCTTACTAGTTTTAATGGAAACTTTAAGTGATTATGGTGCTTCTGCTTATTTGGGAGTTGATACTTTTTCAGCTGGAATTTTTAAACTCTGGTATGATTTAAATGATTCTTATTCTTCTAGTGTTTTATCAGGAATTTTAATGCTTTTTGTTTTTTTAATTATATACATAGATTATTATTATAAAAACAAATATCATTACAGTTTTAATCAAAACTTAGTCCTTTTTCTTAAAAAAAGAAATTTAAACCGCACTAAACAAATTTTGTGCTCTTTTTATTGTTTTATGATCGCTTTATTAGGTTTTATTTTACCTTTTATTTGGCTTGTTTATTGGGGTTTAAAAGATACAAAACTCTTTGAATTAGAATTTTATATGATTAGTTTACAAACCATAGTTTTAGCTTTAATCACTGCTTTAATTACAAGCTGTTTGGCTTATTTTTTGATGTTTAGTTCAAGAATTATTAAAAACCATTTTTTCAATTTATTTATTTTAAAAATAAGCTCTTTAGGTTATTCTATACCTGCTGCTGTTTTGGGTATTAGTATGATCATACTTTTTATATCTTTAGATAAAATTTTTCATATAACTTTATTAGGAAATTCTTTATTTGTTCTTATCTTTGCTTATATTATTCGCTTTTTAGCAAGTGCAATTTATTCTTTAGAAGGAGGATATAATAAAATTCATTTAAATGTAGATGAAGCCAGTTTAAATTTAAGACCTAGCTATCTTGTTTTATTTTTAAAAATTCATACACCTTTAATGAAGCATTTTTTATTTTTAGCTTTTATTATTGTATTTATTGACACTATAAAAGAATTACCTTTAAGTAGAATTTTAGCACCCTTTGGTTTTGAAACTTTAAGTGTCAAAGCTTTTTGGTTTGCAAGTGATGAAAGAATTTATGATGCAGCCTTGCCTTCATTACTTATTGTTTTACTTTCTTTAATAGTTGTTATATGGATAGATAAAATCACAAGGAAAGACAATGCTAATAATTAA
- a CDS encoding ABC transporter ATP-binding protein: MLIIKNLSKNFGKIQALKNINLHIKEGEFLSILGGSGSGKSTLLRIIAQLEQASSYELFSCKSEAAMMFQNYALFPHLNVEKNILFALYDKKNKKEILDHLLKTFEIEELKYKKINEISGGQTQRVAFARAIARGHKLLLLDEPFSNLDQNLKQDLRTELKKLIQNQGITAIMVTHDIEDAYCMSDQIAFLDKGEILAHGKPQDLYFNPTHKSANILPNLNIINQELDLEDDFFKWIASKNYTFGYAEFKLGNRFEAKILQKEFLGAFYRIKASYKNIEFFILLSSNYHLEEKINFDIINF; this comes from the coding sequence ATGCTAATAATTAAAAATTTATCTAAAAATTTTGGAAAAATACAAGCTTTAAAAAATATTAATCTTCACATTAAAGAAGGAGAATTTTTAAGTATTTTAGGAGGAAGTGGAAGTGGGAAAAGTACACTTTTAAGAATTATCGCTCAGCTTGAACAAGCAAGTTCTTATGAATTGTTTTCCTGTAAAAGTGAAGCAGCAATGATGTTTCAAAACTATGCTTTATTTCCTCATTTAAATGTTGAAAAAAACATACTTTTTGCTCTTTATGATAAGAAAAATAAAAAAGAAATTTTAGATCACTTACTTAAAACTTTTGAAATTGAAGAATTAAAATATAAAAAAATTAATGAAATTTCAGGAGGACAAACACAAAGAGTTGCTTTTGCTAGGGCTATAGCAAGAGGTCATAAGCTTTTATTATTAGATGAACCCTTTTCTAATCTTGATCAAAATTTAAAACAAGATTTAAGAACAGAATTAAAAAAACTCATACAAAATCAAGGCATTACAGCTATCATGGTTACTCATGATATAGAAGATGCTTATTGCATGTCTGATCAAATTGCTTTTTTAGATAAAGGAGAAATTTTAGCTCATGGAAAACCACAAGATCTTTATTTTAACCCTACTCATAAAAGTGCTAATATTTTACCTAATTTAAATATTATTAATCAAGAGCTTGATTTAGAAGATGATTTTTTCAAATGGATAGCTTCAAAAAATTATACCTTTGGTTATGCTGAATTTAAACTAGGAAATCGTTTTGAGGCGAAAATTTTACAAAAAGAATTTTTAGGTGCTTTTTATAGAATAAAAGCAAGTTATAAAAATATAGAATTTTTTATTTTATTAAGTTCAAATTATCATTTAGAAGAAAAAATAAATTTTGATATTATCAATTTTTAG
- a CDS encoding saccharopine dehydrogenase family protein has translation MKNLLIIGAGGVSQVASVKCAMNSDTFSNITLASRTKSKCDQIAAFIKEHLGIQIQTAQIDANDTAAVVQLIKKTKADLLLNVALPYQDLSLMDACIQTNIHYIDTANYEHPSLAKFEYKEQWARNDQFKQAGILGLLGSGFDPGVTNVFCAYAQQNLFDEISYIDILDCNAGDHGYAFATNFNPEINLREVSAKGRYWENGKWIETKPMEIKMEWDYPKIGIKDSYLLYHEELESLVKNIKGLKRIRFFMTFSQNYLTHMKCLENVGMLGIKPIMHQGQEIIPIEFLKTLLPDPASLGARTKGYTNIGCVIRGIKNGQDKQIYIYNVCNHEKCYEETGGQAVSYTTGVPAMIGAKLIAKGIWQGKGVFNMEEFEAKPFMEELNSQGLPWKIIQMTPSLGQK, from the coding sequence ATGAAAAATCTTTTAATTATAGGTGCTGGTGGAGTAAGTCAAGTAGCAAGTGTAAAATGTGCAATGAATTCAGACACTTTTAGTAATATCACCTTAGCTAGTAGGACAAAAAGTAAATGTGATCAAATCGCTGCTTTTATCAAAGAGCATTTAGGAATACAAATTCAAACAGCACAAATTGATGCTAATGATACTGCCGCAGTAGTGCAACTTATTAAAAAAACAAAAGCTGATCTTTTACTTAATGTAGCTTTACCCTATCAAGATTTAAGCTTAATGGATGCTTGCATACAAACTAATATCCACTATATAGATACAGCAAATTATGAACACCCTAGTTTAGCTAAATTTGAATATAAAGAACAATGGGCAAGAAACGATCAATTCAAACAAGCAGGTATTTTAGGACTTTTAGGCAGCGGATTTGATCCTGGGGTAACAAATGTTTTTTGTGCTTATGCGCAACAAAATTTATTTGATGAAATTTCTTATATAGATATTTTAGATTGTAATGCTGGAGATCATGGTTATGCCTTTGCGACTAATTTTAATCCTGAAATTAATTTACGTGAAGTTTCAGCTAAAGGACGTTACTGGGAAAATGGAAAATGGATAGAAACAAAACCTATGGAAATAAAAATGGAATGGGATTATCCAAAAATTGGTATCAAAGATAGCTATTTACTCTATCATGAAGAACTTGAAAGTTTAGTAAAAAATATTAAAGGCTTAAAAAGAATACGCTTTTTTATGACTTTTAGTCAAAACTATCTCACTCATATGAAATGCCTTGAAAATGTAGGCATGCTAGGAATAAAACCTATAATGCATCAAGGGCAAGAAATCATTCCTATTGAATTTTTAAAAACCCTACTTCCTGATCCTGCAAGTTTAGGGGCACGCACAAAAGGTTATACCAACATAGGCTGCGTCATTAGAGGAATTAAAAACGGTCAAGATAAACAAATTTATATTTATAATGTTTGCAATCATGAAAAATGCTACGAAGAAACAGGTGGACAAGCTGTAAGTTATACAACAGGTGTTCCTGCTATGATAGGTGCTAAACTTATTGCTAAAGGAATTTGGCAAGGTAAAGGTGTATTTAATATGGAAGAATTTGAAGCTAAACCTTTTATGGAAGAATTAAACTCACAAGGACTTCCTTGGAAAATTATACAAATGACTCCAAGCTTAGGACAAAAGTAA
- the sodB gene encoding superoxide dismutase [Fe], with protein MFELRKLPYDINAFGDFLSAETFNYHYGKHHNTYVTNLNNLIKDSEFANKDLVSIIKTSSGAIFNNAAQVYNHDFYFDCIKPSCGCGGACESMDTNLKEALEKEFTSLDNFKAEFIKGATGVFGSGWFWLVYNTKNQKLEFVSTSNAATPISEDKVPLLVVDVWEHAYYIDHRNARPAYLEKFYTHINWDFVAKAYEWALKEGMNSVSFYANELHPIK; from the coding sequence ATGTTTGAATTAAGAAAATTGCCTTACGATATTAATGCTTTTGGTGATTTTTTAAGTGCTGAAACTTTTAATTATCATTATGGTAAACATCATAATACCTATGTAACAAATTTAAATAATCTTATTAAAGATAGTGAATTTGCAAACAAAGATCTTGTAAGTATTATTAAAACTTCAAGTGGAGCGATATTTAATAATGCAGCTCAAGTGTATAATCATGATTTTTATTTTGATTGTATTAAGCCAAGCTGTGGTTGTGGGGGTGCATGTGAAAGTATGGATACTAACTTAAAAGAAGCTTTAGAAAAAGAATTTACTTCTTTGGATAATTTTAAAGCTGAATTTATTAAAGGTGCAACAGGAGTTTTTGGTTCTGGTTGGTTTTGGTTAGTTTATAATACCAAAAATCAAAAATTAGAATTTGTAAGTACTTCAAATGCAGCTACTCCTATTAGCGAAGATAAAGTTCCTTTACTTGTTGTAGATGTTTGGGAGCATGCTTATTATATAGATCATCGTAATGCACGTCCTGCTTATTTAGAAAAATTTTATACTCATATTAATTGGGATTTTGTTGCAAAAGCTTATGAATGGGCTTTAAAAGAAGGAATGAACTCTGTTAGTTTTTATGCAAATGAACTTCATCCTATAAAATGA
- the miaA gene encoding tRNA (adenosine(37)-N6)-dimethylallyltransferase MiaA, producing the protein MFFEIALIGTTASGKTYIANTLAKEFNAVILSLDSLCVYKEINVANAKPSYDELLNLKYFGINLLSVDEHFNVELFIKEYYKAKECALFYKLPLIIVGGTSFYLKTMIDGLSQKISEIESSLSNEEIYALLSSVDPEYKIEKNDTYRLKKWLSVYQQTGEIPSQFLKRTHKKGVLENIKIYELVWDKEILKKRIKMRTKDMLNNGLIDEAKMLFSRFDNNLKALNSIGLKECKAYLDGKISLNELEDLISMHTIQLAKRQRTFNKKFQSTALEFDKALTLLRSKF; encoded by the coding sequence ATGTTTTTTGAAATAGCACTCATAGGAACAACAGCAAGTGGGAAAACTTATATCGCAAATACTTTAGCAAAAGAATTTAATGCTGTGATTTTAAGTCTTGATAGTCTTTGTGTTTATAAAGAGATTAATGTTGCTAATGCTAAACCAAGTTATGATGAGCTTTTAAATTTAAAATATTTTGGAATTAATTTATTAAGTGTGGATGAACATTTTAATGTTGAATTATTTATAAAAGAATACTATAAGGCAAAAGAATGTGCTTTGTTTTATAAGCTGCCTTTGATTATAGTAGGTGGGACAAGTTTTTATTTAAAAACTATGATAGATGGTTTAAGTCAGAAAATTTCTGAAATTGAAAGTTCTTTAAGTAATGAAGAAATTTATGCCCTTTTATCTAGCGTTGATCCAGAATATAAAATAGAAAAAAATGATACTTATCGATTGAAAAAATGGTTAAGTGTTTATCAACAAACAGGAGAAATTCCTAGCCAATTTTTAAAAAGGACGCATAAAAAAGGAGTGCTTGAAAATATAAAAATTTATGAGCTTGTGTGGGATAAGGAAATTTTAAAAAAGCGTATTAAAATGAGAACAAAAGATATGTTAAATAATGGTCTCATAGATGAAGCTAAAATGCTTTTTTCTCGTTTTGATAATAATCTTAAGGCTTTAAATTCTATAGGTTTAAAAGAATGTAAAGCATATTTAGATGGTAAAATTTCTTTAAATGAGCTTGAAGATCTTATTAGTATGCATACTATACAATTAGCTAAAAGACAAAGAACTTTTAATAAAAAATTTCAAAGTACAGCTTTGGAATTTGATAAAGCTTTAACATTGCTTAGAAGTAAATTCTAA
- the mqnP gene encoding menaquinone biosynthesis prenyltransferase MqnP, which produces MNTFWIKIKHILELVVFKHSIFALPFLLSSMMVASKLTYDSAWFGFKALILGIICAISARNFAMASNRLMDEDIDKNNPRCANRPNISGKIGRKTIWIFIILNAIIFILCSYFINALAFYLSFPVLFILAIYSAFKRFSSLAHLVLGFCLGLAPIAGSIIVMGKIHLYSVILCLGVSFWTSGFDLLYSLQDMDYDKKVGLYSIPAKFGLKITLFISAFFHVLAVLFWLLFVWEVWGIALGNIALIGVIISAIILALEHKIIHKDFIHINKVFFTLNGYLSIIFFIFIWIDLLWN; this is translated from the coding sequence ATGAATACATTTTGGATAAAAATTAAGCATATTTTAGAACTTGTTGTATTTAAACATTCTATTTTTGCCTTACCCTTCTTACTTTCATCAATGATGGTTGCTTCAAAACTTACTTATGATAGCGCTTGGTTTGGATTTAAAGCTTTAATTTTAGGCATTATTTGTGCTATAAGTGCAAGAAATTTTGCCATGGCAAGCAATCGTTTAATGGATGAAGATATTGATAAAAACAACCCTCGCTGTGCAAATCGTCCCAATATTAGCGGAAAAATAGGGCGTAAAACCATATGGATATTTATCATTTTAAATGCTATTATTTTTATACTATGCTCCTATTTTATCAATGCTCTAGCTTTTTATCTTTCTTTTCCTGTACTTTTTATTTTAGCTATTTATTCTGCTTTTAAACGTTTTAGTTCTTTAGCCCATTTAGTTTTAGGATTTTGCTTAGGGCTTGCACCTATTGCAGGAAGTATTATAGTTATGGGAAAAATTCACCTTTATAGTGTGATTTTATGCTTAGGTGTTAGCTTTTGGACAAGTGGGTTTGATTTACTTTATTCTTTACAAGATATGGATTATGATAAAAAAGTAGGTCTTTATTCTATACCAGCTAAATTTGGTCTTAAAATCACACTATTTATTTCAGCTTTTTTCCATGTATTAGCGGTATTATTTTGGCTTTTATTTGTGTGGGAAGTTTGGGGCATAGCTCTTGGAAATATTGCTCTTATTGGAGTGATTATTAGTGCTATAATCTTAGCTTTAGAACATAAAATTATTCATAAAGATTTTATCCATATTAATAAAGTATTTTTTACTTTAAATGGATATTTAAGTATTATATTTTTTATTTTTATTTGGATTGATTTATTATGGAATTAA
- the moaA gene encoding GTP 3',8-cyclase MoaA, which yields MLIDQFGRKINYLRISVTQRCNFRCLYCMPKIPFDYQAKENLLSFEELFLFVKATIDEGIEKIRITGGEPLLRKDLSTFIKMIHDYKNDIDLAISTNGFLLKDFAKDLKDAGLKRLNISLDTLDKKKAKTLTQKDVLDSVLAGIDEALKMGLKIKLNTVALKNLNHDELISLLEFAKSKNSQIRFIEFMENTHAYRKLQGLTRDEIIQILSQKYKIKLIKKDEKAPVSIYSANDYEFGIIDPHSHEFCTSCNRIRLSAEGLLIPCLYFDEALSIKKAVRKGDIKAALAILQEVLKNKPEKNKWNIIDNETSSRAFYEIGG from the coding sequence ATGCTCATAGATCAATTTGGTAGAAAAATAAATTATCTTAGAATTTCAGTCACACAAAGATGCAATTTTCGTTGTCTTTATTGTATGCCAAAAATTCCTTTTGATTACCAAGCTAAAGAAAATTTATTAAGCTTTGAAGAACTTTTTTTATTTGTTAAAGCAACTATTGATGAAGGTATAGAAAAAATTCGTATTACAGGAGGAGAACCTTTATTAAGAAAAGATTTAAGCACTTTTATAAAAATGATTCATGATTATAAAAATGATATTGATCTTGCTATAAGCACAAATGGATTTTTACTAAAAGATTTTGCTAAAGATCTTAAAGATGCTGGACTTAAACGTCTTAATATTTCGCTTGATACACTAGATAAGAAAAAGGCTAAAACTCTTACACAAAAAGATGTTTTAGATAGTGTTTTAGCAGGAATTGATGAAGCTTTAAAAATGGGTTTAAAAATCAAACTCAACACTGTAGCTCTTAAAAATCTAAATCACGATGAATTAATCTCTCTTTTAGAATTTGCAAAATCCAAAAATAGTCAGATTCGATTTATAGAATTTATGGAAAATACTCATGCTTATAGAAAATTGCAGGGTTTAACAAGAGATGAAATCATACAAATTTTAAGTCAAAAATATAAGATCAAATTGATAAAAAAAGATGAAAAAGCCCCTGTAAGCATTTATAGTGCAAATGACTATGAATTTGGGATTATAGATCCACATAGTCATGAATTTTGTACTTCTTGTAATCGTATACGTTTAAGTGCTGAAGGGCTACTTATACCATGTCTTTATTTTGATGAAGCTTTAAGTATAAAAAAAGCAGTAAGAAAAGGTGATATCAAAGCCGCTTTAGCAATTTTACAAGAAGTTTTAAAAAACAAACCAGAAAAAAATAAATGGAATATTATAGACAATGAAACTTCTTCACGTGCTTTTTATGAAATTGGAGGTTAA
- a CDS encoding 7-carboxy-7-deazaguanine synthase QueE, whose protein sequence is MDLVESFLSIQGEGKYSGKLAIFMRFAGCNFNCSGFGVKISKNDKVLLGCDTIKAVFTKEFQKNYENLNAQKLFDRVITLKKHFNPIVVITGGEPLIHHENPEFINFIKMLIKANLQIHFESNGSIEIDFDKYPFYKKCIFALSVKLQNSGVAKNKRFNFKALKEIKMHAKDSFYKFVLDVKTLNHSSLEIEEIIKEVPNQIFCMPMGENEQCIRKNAQEIAEFCIKNGYNYSDRIHIRLWNDKEGV, encoded by the coding sequence TTGGATCTTGTTGAAAGTTTTTTAAGTATACAAGGAGAAGGAAAATACAGTGGAAAATTAGCTATTTTTATGCGTTTTGCAGGATGTAATTTTAATTGTTCAGGTTTTGGTGTAAAAATATCAAAAAATGATAAAGTTCTCCTAGGTTGTGATACCATAAAAGCTGTCTTTACTAAGGAATTTCAAAAAAATTATGAAAATTTAAATGCTCAAAAACTCTTTGATAGAGTAATAACATTAAAAAAGCATTTTAATCCTATTGTAGTTATCACAGGTGGGGAACCTTTAATCCATCATGAAAACCCCGAATTTATAAATTTCATTAAAATGCTAATAAAAGCAAATTTACAAATACATTTTGAAAGCAATGGTAGCATAGAAATTGATTTTGATAAATATCCTTTTTATAAAAAATGCATTTTTGCTTTAAGTGTAAAACTACAAAATAGTGGAGTTGCAAAAAATAAACGATTTAATTTTAAAGCTTTAAAAGAAATTAAAATGCATGCAAAAGATAGCTTTTACAAATTTGTTCTAGATGTTAAAACACTCAATCATTCATCTTTAGAAATTGAAGAAATCATAAAAGAAGTTCCTAATCAAATTTTTTGTATGCCTATGGGTGAAAATGAACAATGTATAAGAAAAAATGCACAAGAAATTGCTGAATTTTGTATTAAAAATGGTTATAATTATTCTGATAGAATTCATATTCGTCTTTGGAATGATAAAGAGGGTGTATGA
- a CDS encoding 6-pyruvoyl trahydropterin synthase family protein, with product MIIRKLFEFENAHIVRFCSSKRCKSSIHGHSYKVEVLLQSQYLDNAGMVYDFGLLKTYIRQIIDSFDHSITLFKYDDKRYLEEMKKYSNRWVCLPVNVSAENFCRVFFILIDTLLQQTKMINGEQGVNLQSIIVHETRTGYAQGFKEDAYSPNMPKISFEDIEFSDTIKAEWNDINFYEKLKNKEIFINPKEV from the coding sequence ATGATTATAAGAAAATTATTTGAATTTGAAAACGCACATATTGTTAGATTTTGCTCATCTAAACGTTGTAAAAGCAGTATTCATGGGCATTCTTATAAGGTAGAAGTTTTACTTCAAAGCCAATACTTAGATAATGCTGGTATGGTTTACGACTTTGGTCTTTTAAAAACATATATACGCCAAATTATTGATAGCTTTGACCATAGTATTACTCTTTTTAAATATGATGATAAAAGATATTTAGAAGAAATGAAAAAGTATTCAAATCGTTGGGTTTGCCTGCCTGTTAACGTGAGTGCAGAAAATTTTTGTCGTGTTTTTTTTATACTTATTGATACTTTATTACAACAAACTAAAATGATAAATGGGGAACAAGGCGTTAATTTACAAAGCATTATCGTTCATGAAACAAGAACAGGTTATGCACAAGGCTTCAAAGAAGATGCTTATAGTCCTAATATGCCAAAAATTTCTTTTGAAGATATAGAATTTTCAGACACTATTAAAGCAGAATGGAATGATATAAATTTTTACGAAAAACTCAAAAATAAAGAAATTTTTATTAATCCGAAGGAGGTTTAA
- a CDS encoding c-type cytochrome, protein MQKTKILIILSFFLLFFMACSNDKKNTSKTQNTVEEIIQIEQNDEKTELSDSNLPLPVDDEMQTSKNTYEVNLSVISSLYKQKCASCHGEKGELQINHNPAIKTLNNKTFIQKIKILKDKNHSFLTQEQIYNLADFINKGKL, encoded by the coding sequence ATGCAAAAAACTAAAATATTAATTATTTTAAGTTTTTTTTTATTATTTTTCATGGCTTGCTCTAATGATAAAAAAAATACTTCTAAAACTCAAAATACAGTTGAAGAAATCATCCAAATAGAACAAAATGATGAAAAAACAGAATTAAGCGATTCTAACCTACCTCTACCTGTTGATGATGAAATGCAAACTTCAAAAAATACCTATGAAGTCAATCTTAGCGTTATAAGCTCTTTATATAAACAAAAATGCGCTTCTTGTCATGGAGAAAAAGGAGAATTACAAATCAACCATAATCCAGCTATTAAAACCCTTAATAATAAAACTTTTATACAAAAAATAAAAATATTAAAAGATAAAAATCATAGTTTTTTAACTCAAGAGCAAATCTATAATTTAGCTGATTTTATTAATAAAGGAAAATTATGA
- a CDS encoding 16S rRNA (uracil(1498)-N(3))-methyltransferase: MQFLYHEQAGQKLIQLQDKDFNHLKVRRVKENTKLNLRNLQDHFLYEYTITHLKRNSCILKLSNKFIQNQEQSKLSLALAVIDTKVLEKTLPFLNELGVKTLHLVFTHFSQRNFKIDLKRLEKIIIASCEQCGRNVKMNLNIYKSTQEFAQKFPNAIMIDFEGEQKSDFKEEELYFIGPEGGFNKDEKIFFHQKIALKTSNILKSQNAVIAIAAKILI; the protein is encoded by the coding sequence ATGCAATTTTTATATCATGAGCAAGCAGGTCAAAAACTAATACAACTTCAAGATAAAGACTTTAATCATTTAAAAGTAAGAAGGGTTAAAGAAAATACAAAACTTAATCTAAGAAATTTACAAGATCATTTCCTTTATGAATACACAATCACTCATTTAAAAAGAAATTCTTGTATTTTAAAATTATCCAATAAATTCATTCAAAATCAAGAACAAAGTAAGCTTAGTTTGGCTTTAGCAGTTATAGATACTAAAGTTTTAGAAAAAACCTTACCCTTTTTAAATGAACTTGGGGTAAAAACATTACATTTAGTTTTTACCCATTTTTCACAAAGAAATTTTAAAATAGATTTAAAAAGATTAGAAAAAATTATTATTGCTTCTTGTGAACAATGTGGAAGAAATGTAAAAATGAATTTAAATATCTATAAAAGTACTCAAGAATTTGCTCAAAAATTTCCTAATGCAATTATGATAGACTTTGAAGGGGAACAAAAAAGCGATTTTAAAGAAGAGGAATTATATTTTATAGGTCCAGAAGGGGGATTTAACAAAGATGAAAAAATATTTTTTCATCAAAAAATCGCTCTTAAGACTTCTAATATTTTAAAAAGTCAAAATGCTGTCATTGCAATAGCAGCAAAAATTTTGATTTAA